One window of the Trifolium pratense cultivar HEN17-A07 linkage group LG2, ARS_RC_1.1, whole genome shotgun sequence genome contains the following:
- the LOC123911498 gene encoding nuclear polyadenylated RNA-binding protein 3-like, giving the protein MLDSILEMITQAASSSTFIFCFCNLIIVIILMDLKPRISVHQRSEFPLSIYEIQKQEINTKFSFEKSIESMTQEKEVSHVIEAEANEDEDEENKIEIGANDDIDCNNEEGKEENEKEHEEEKDDDELRKRVEEFIEKVNKKWKEELLSTSSLVYERKNNEILAI; this is encoded by the coding sequence ATGTTGGATTCTATACTGGAGATGATTACTCAAGCTGCTTCTAGCTCaacattcattttttgctttTGCAATTTGATCATAGTAATTATTTTAATGGATTTGAAGCCAAGAATAAGTGTTCATCAAAGAAGTGAATTCCCTCTTTCAATATATGAAATTCAAAAGCAAGAAATCAACACCAAGTTTTCATTTGAAAAAAGTATAGAATCAATGACACAAGAGAAAGAAGTCTCGCATGTCATCGAAGCGGAAGCAAATGAAGATGAAGACGAAGAAAACAAGATTGAAATTGGAGCCAATGATGATATTGATTGTAACAATGAAGagggaaaagaagaaaatgaaaaggagCATGAGGAAGAGAAAGATGATGATGAGTTGAGGAAAAGAGTGGAAGAATTTATAGAGAAAGTTaacaaaaaatggaaagaagaaTTGTTAAGCACATCTAGCTTggtatatgaaagaaaaaataatgaaattttggCAATTTGA